The following are from one region of the Paracoccus sp. S3-43 genome:
- the thrC gene encoding threonine synthase — translation MRYVSTRGQAPVLNFEQAMLSGLARDGGLYLPETIPAFGGLRDLDGLPYDEVAFRVIRPFTGDSFTDDELRGAIDRAYARIEHVAKAPLRQLAPGHHLLELFHGPTLAFKDFAMQLIAQLFQIALKRSGQKITIVGATSGDTGSAAIEAFKGIDNVDVFIMFPHGRVSEVQRRQMTTPDAANVHALSVTGHFDDCQARLKDLFNDHAFRDRVGLAGVNSINWARVVAQIVYYFTATASLGMRDTDFTVPTGNFGDIFAGSIARAMGLPIRRLIVATNQNDILHRALTTGEYRVGTVEPSISPSMDIQVSSNFERALYLAYGGDASAIGQLMDELRQGGFTISQGALQTLREQYLSGRVSEEETLAMIRTIRAETGEILCPHSAVGVAVARQHVEPGVPMVTLATAHPAKFPDAVEAAIGVRPPLPPHMAGLFDLPERVTRVENDVQALKSLILDRRTQ, via the coding sequence ATGCGCTATGTCTCGACGCGGGGTCAGGCCCCGGTGCTGAACTTCGAACAGGCGATGCTGTCGGGCTTGGCCCGCGACGGCGGCCTGTATCTGCCCGAGACGATTCCCGCCTTCGGTGGCCTGCGCGACCTGGACGGCCTGCCCTACGACGAGGTCGCCTTCCGCGTCATCCGCCCCTTCACCGGCGACAGCTTCACCGACGATGAACTGCGTGGCGCCATCGACCGCGCCTATGCCCGGATCGAGCATGTGGCCAAAGCGCCGCTGCGCCAGCTTGCCCCCGGCCATCACCTGCTGGAACTGTTCCACGGCCCGACGCTCGCCTTCAAGGACTTCGCGATGCAGTTGATCGCGCAGCTGTTTCAGATCGCGTTGAAGCGGTCCGGCCAGAAGATCACCATCGTCGGCGCGACCTCGGGCGATACCGGGTCGGCGGCGATCGAGGCGTTCAAGGGCATCGACAATGTGGACGTCTTCATCATGTTCCCGCATGGCCGCGTCAGCGAGGTGCAGCGCCGCCAGATGACCACGCCCGACGCGGCGAATGTCCATGCGTTGTCGGTGACCGGGCATTTCGACGATTGCCAGGCGCGGCTGAAGGATCTGTTCAACGACCATGCCTTCCGCGACCGGGTGGGGCTGGCGGGCGTCAACAGCATCAACTGGGCGCGGGTGGTGGCGCAGATCGTCTATTACTTCACCGCGACCGCCAGCCTGGGAATGCGCGACACCGACTTCACCGTGCCCACCGGCAATTTCGGCGACATCTTCGCCGGGTCCATCGCCCGCGCCATGGGCCTGCCGATCCGGCGGCTGATCGTGGCGACCAACCAGAACGACATCCTGCACCGCGCGCTGACCACCGGCGAATATCGCGTGGGCACGGTCGAGCCGTCGATCAGCCCGTCGATGGACATCCAGGTCAGCTCCAATTTCGAACGCGCGCTGTATCTGGCCTATGGGGGCGACGCCTCGGCCATCGGGCAGTTGATGGACGAATTGCGGCAGGGCGGCTTCACCATCAGCCAGGGCGCATTGCAGACGCTGCGCGAGCAATACCTGTCGGGCCGCGTCAGCGAGGAGGAGACGCTGGCGATGATCCGCACCATCCGCGCCGAGACGGGCGAGATCCTGTGCCCGCACAGCGCGGTGGGCGTGGCCGTCGCGCGCCAGCATGTCGAACCGGGCGTGCCCATGGTGACGCTGGCCACCGCTCATCCGGCCAAGTTCCCCGATGCGGTGGAAGCCGCCATCGGCGTCCGGCCCCCGCTGCCGCCGCATATGGCCGGGCTGTTCGACCTGCCGGAGCGCGTGACGCGGGTTGAAAACGACGTGCAGGCGCTTAAATCGCTGATCCTTGACCGGAGAACCCAGTGA
- a CDS encoding SURF1 family protein has translation MRRILIPLVFGIVGCAILVNLGLWQLRRLDEKEAMLARIRAAIEAPAVPLPAAVDPSMKYLPVTVSGTTTGAEIDVLSGSKEQGGGYQIVSRFITDDGRAILLDRGFVPQELRHAERGPTRLAVRGHLHWPDEKGSATPEPNLDENIWFARDVPAMAKALDTEPILVVASLIEGDAQGVQPIPVAIDGIPNNHLSYAVQWFLIAATWAGMTAGLIWRIRQRQY, from the coding sequence ATGCGCCGCATCCTGATTCCCCTGGTCTTCGGCATCGTCGGCTGCGCGATCCTGGTCAATCTTGGCCTGTGGCAGTTGCGCCGCCTGGACGAGAAAGAGGCGATGCTGGCGCGGATCCGGGCCGCCATCGAGGCCCCCGCCGTGCCGCTGCCCGCCGCCGTCGATCCGTCGATGAAATACCTGCCCGTCACCGTCAGCGGCACCACCACCGGGGCCGAGATCGACGTGCTGTCGGGCAGCAAGGAACAGGGCGGCGGCTATCAGATCGTGTCGCGCTTCATCACCGATGACGGGCGCGCGATCCTGCTGGACCGGGGCTTCGTGCCGCAGGAATTGCGCCATGCCGAACGCGGGCCGACCCGGCTGGCGGTGCGCGGCCACCTGCACTGGCCGGACGAAAAGGGCAGCGCCACGCCCGAACCGAACCTGGACGAAAACATCTGGTTCGCCCGCGACGTGCCCGCCATGGCCAAGGCCCTGGACACCGAACCGATCCTGGTCGTCGCCAGCCTCATCGAGGGCGATGCCCAGGGGGTCCAGCCGATCCCCGTCGCCATCGACGGGATCCCAAACAACCACCTGTCCTATGCCGTGCAATGGTTCCTGATCGCGGCCACCTGGGCAGGGATGACAGCCGGATTGATCTGGCGTATCAGGCAGCGGCAATACTGA
- a CDS encoding cytochrome c oxidase subunit 3 codes for MAHAKNHDYHILPPSIWPFVAAVSAFLMLYGAVGWMHSGDVQLLFIPVNGPWLFLIGFVGVLYVMYSWWADVVRESQAGDHTPVVRIGLQYGFILFIISELMFFTAWFWNFIKNAMYPMGPESPIKDGVWPPEGIVTFDPWHLPFINTLILLLSGVAVTWAHHALVHDNDRRTTINGLFVAVVLGVVFTILQAYEYSHAAFGLADTSYASAFYLATGFHGFHVIIGTIFLAVCLLRMLNGQMDQEKHIGFEAAAWYWHFVDVVWLFLFAVVYIWGS; via the coding sequence ATGGCGCACGCAAAGAACCACGATTACCACATCCTTCCGCCGTCGATCTGGCCCTTCGTCGCCGCCGTCTCGGCCTTCCTGATGCTGTATGGCGCGGTCGGCTGGATGCATTCGGGCGATGTGCAACTGCTGTTCATCCCGGTCAACGGCCCCTGGCTGTTCCTGATCGGCTTCGTCGGCGTGCTGTATGTGATGTACAGCTGGTGGGCCGACGTGGTCCGCGAAAGCCAGGCGGGCGATCACACCCCCGTGGTGCGGATCGGCCTGCAATACGGCTTCATCCTGTTCATCATTTCGGAACTGATGTTCTTCACGGCCTGGTTCTGGAACTTCATCAAGAACGCGATGTATCCGATGGGGCCGGAAAGCCCGATCAAGGACGGCGTCTGGCCGCCCGAGGGCATCGTGACCTTCGATCCCTGGCACCTGCCCTTCATCAACACGCTGATCCTGCTGCTGTCGGGCGTCGCCGTGACCTGGGCGCACCATGCGCTTGTCCACGACAACGACCGCAGGACCACCATCAACGGGCTGTTCGTCGCGGTGGTCCTGGGCGTGGTCTTCACGATCCTGCAAGCCTATGAATACAGCCACGCCGCCTTCGGCCTGGCCGACACCTCCTATGCCAGCGCCTTCTATCTGGCGACGGGCTTCCACGGCTTCCACGTCATCATCGGCACGATCTTCCTGGCCGTCTGCCTGCTGCGGATGCTGAACGGCCAGATGGACCAGGAAAAGCACATCGGCTTCGAGGCCGCCGCCTGGTACTGGCACTTCGTCGATGTGGTCTGGCTGTTCCTGTTCGCCGTCGTCTATATCTGGGGCAGCTGA
- a CDS encoding cytochrome c oxidase assembly protein: MTRRMSPETRTVTVLVGIVVTMGALAWAAVPFYDWFCRVTGFAGTTQVAQSAPDQVLDEVVRIRFDANVDKNLDWTFRPMQTSMQLKIGEPGLAFYEAVNNSDVAVTGTASYNVAPEVSGYYFDKIECFCFTEQTLQPGERIEMPVSFFVDPDLVTDRDAGWVRDITLSYTFHRTQPKQAALDAAPAGNVN, translated from the coding sequence ATGACCCGGCGCATGTCGCCGGAAACCCGGACCGTCACCGTCCTGGTGGGCATCGTGGTGACGATGGGCGCGCTGGCCTGGGCCGCCGTGCCGTTCTATGACTGGTTCTGCCGCGTTACCGGCTTCGCCGGCACCACGCAGGTCGCGCAATCCGCGCCCGACCAGGTGCTGGACGAGGTCGTCCGGATCCGTTTCGACGCCAATGTCGACAAGAACCTGGACTGGACCTTCCGGCCGATGCAGACCAGCATGCAGCTGAAGATCGGCGAACCCGGCTTGGCCTTCTATGAGGCGGTGAACAATTCCGACGTGGCCGTCACCGGCACGGCCAGCTATAACGTCGCGCCCGAAGTGTCGGGATATTATTTCGACAAGATCGAATGCTTCTGCTTCACGGAACAGACTCTCCAGCCGGGCGAGCGGATCGAGATGCCGGTCAGCTTCTTCGTCGATCCCGACCTGGTCACGGACCGCGACGCAGGCTGGGTCAGGGACATCACCCTGTCCTATACCTTCCACCGCACCCAGCCGAAGCAGGCCGCGCTTGACGCGGCCCCGGCCGGTAACGTCAACTGA
- the cyoE gene encoding heme o synthase, whose protein sequence is MTDINTYEGAPEAEFRDFVALLKPRVMSLVVFTAFVGLWVAPVDLHPFVAFCSVLFIALGGGASGALNMWYDADIDAVMRRTQNRPIPAGRIEGGAALSLGLILAGFAVMMLGLAANWFAAGFLAFTIFFYAVVYTIWLKRWTPQNIVIGGAAGAFPPMIGWACATGGISIESLLMFALIFFWTPPHFWALALFMKSDYHEAKVPMLTVTHGRAVTRRHIFAYTLVLASFAIWLGLTQIGGPIYLAASVVLNALFIHGGWRILRRSEDAAIADDYAVEKRVFKLSLYYLFLHFVALLVQNAMGGW, encoded by the coding sequence ATGACCGATATCAACACCTATGAAGGCGCCCCCGAGGCCGAGTTCCGCGATTTCGTCGCGCTGCTCAAGCCGCGGGTGATGTCGCTGGTCGTCTTCACCGCCTTCGTGGGGCTGTGGGTGGCGCCGGTCGATCTGCATCCCTTCGTGGCCTTCTGTTCGGTCCTGTTCATCGCACTTGGCGGCGGCGCCTCGGGCGCGCTGAACATGTGGTACGACGCGGATATCGACGCGGTGATGCGGCGCACGCAGAACCGGCCGATCCCCGCCGGCCGGATCGAGGGCGGCGCGGCGCTGTCGCTGGGCCTGATCCTGGCCGGGTTCGCGGTGATGATGCTGGGGCTGGCGGCGAACTGGTTCGCGGCGGGCTTCCTGGCCTTCACGATCTTCTTCTATGCCGTGGTCTATACGATCTGGCTGAAACGCTGGACGCCGCAGAACATCGTCATCGGCGGCGCGGCGGGCGCGTTCCCGCCGATGATCGGCTGGGCCTGCGCGACGGGCGGGATCAGCATCGAATCGCTGCTGATGTTCGCGCTGATCTTCTTCTGGACGCCGCCGCATTTCTGGGCGCTGGCGCTGTTCATGAAGTCCGATTACCACGAGGCGAAGGTGCCGATGCTGACGGTGACGCATGGCCGCGCCGTGACCCGCCGCCACATCTTCGCCTATACGCTGGTGCTGGCGTCCTTCGCGATCTGGCTGGGGCTGACCCAGATCGGGGGGCCGATCTATCTGGCGGCCTCGGTCGTGCTGAATGCGCTGTTCATCCATGGCGGCTGGCGGATCCTGCGCCGGTCCGAGGATGCGGCGATCGCCGACGACTATGCGGTCGAAAAGCGGGTCTTCAAGCTGTCGCTTTATTACCTGTTCCTGCATTTCGTCGCGCTGTTGGTTCAGAACGCAATGGGGGGCTGGTGA
- the coxB gene encoding cytochrome c oxidase subunit II: MIRRAVAAASGLAAAGMVANAAWAQDVLGDLPVIGKPHARGVNFQPAATELAHDQQWLDHFVLIIISVVTLVVCALLLFAILRFNSRANPVPAKFTHNTPLEIAWTLVPVLILVAIGAFSLPALFRSQEMPADPDVVIKAIGNQWYWSYEYPENGISFDSIMLTKEELADYGYSEDEYLLATDTAVVVPVGQTVLLQVTANDVIHSWTIPAFAVKQDAVPGRIAQAWFNVEQEGVYFGQCSELCGINHAYMPIVVKAVSPETYAAWVAEQGGTLEGTAETASAASADTVTLAGAD; this comes from the coding sequence ATGATTCGCCGTGCAGTCGCGGCAGCTTCCGGGCTGGCGGCAGCGGGGATGGTAGCCAACGCGGCTTGGGCGCAGGATGTGCTGGGGGATCTGCCGGTGATCGGCAAGCCCCATGCGCGGGGCGTGAATTTCCAGCCCGCCGCGACCGAACTGGCCCATGACCAGCAATGGCTGGATCATTTCGTGCTGATCATCATTTCGGTCGTGACGCTGGTGGTCTGCGCGCTGCTGCTGTTCGCGATCCTGCGCTTCAACAGCCGGGCGAACCCGGTCCCGGCGAAATTCACCCACAACACACCGCTGGAAATCGCCTGGACGCTGGTGCCGGTGCTGATCCTGGTCGCCATCGGGGCCTTTTCGCTGCCCGCGCTGTTCCGCAGCCAGGAAATGCCCGCCGATCCCGACGTGGTGATCAAGGCCATCGGCAACCAGTGGTACTGGTCCTATGAATATCCCGAAAACGGCATCAGCTTCGACTCGATCATGCTGACCAAGGAAGAACTCGCGGATTACGGCTATAGCGAGGACGAATACCTGCTGGCGACCGATACCGCCGTGGTCGTGCCGGTGGGCCAGACCGTGCTGCTGCAAGTGACCGCGAACGACGTGATCCACAGCTGGACGATCCCGGCCTTCGCGGTGAAGCAGGACGCGGTTCCGGGCCGGATCGCCCAGGCCTGGTTCAACGTCGAACAGGAGGGCGTCTATTTCGGCCAGTGCAGCGAGCTGTGCGGCATCAACCACGCCTATATGCCGATCGTCGTGAAGGCGGTCAGCCCCGAAACCTATGCCGCCTGGGTCGCCGAACAGGGCGGCACCCTGGAAGGGACCGCGGAAACCGCCTCGGCCGCTTCCGCCGACACCGTGACGCTGGCCGGGGCCGACTGA
- the tldD gene encoding metalloprotease TldD: protein MSSTPFDPFATDLDRDRALAILRDATAGAEDGELFLEHSVSETLVFDDGRLRNSGYTAEQGFGLRAVRGEVTGYAHSTEISEPALRRAAETARLAVGQGGGVMAPAAPMQVQPMYMAADPAEGIAFATRIELLRRIDDYARSRDPRVVQVTVSLASSLQQVAILRPEGGLVTDIRPMARLNVSVIVENNDRRESGGHGGGGRVSLAGLMDPANWQPAVDEALRIALVNLRSVPAPAGVMDVVLGPGWPGILLHEAVGHGLEGDFNRKKASAFAGLMGSRVAAPGVTVVDDGTIPDRRGSIGVDDEGMPPARNVLIEDGILVGFMQDRQNARLMGVEPTGNGRRQGFAHAPMPRMTNTYMPSGDADPAAILADLRDGIYAVGFGGGQVDITNGKFVFSCTEAYRVKNGVVGDPIRGATLIGDGATALKQIRAIGNNMALDPGIGNCGKQGQWVPVGVGQPTLLIGGLTVGGSAA, encoded by the coding sequence ATGAGCAGCACCCCCTTCGACCCCTTCGCCACCGATCTGGACCGCGACCGCGCGCTGGCGATCCTGCGCGACGCCACGGCGGGGGCCGAGGACGGAGAGCTGTTCCTGGAACATTCCGTATCGGAAACGCTGGTCTTCGACGACGGGCGGCTGCGCAATTCCGGCTATACCGCCGAACAGGGTTTTGGATTGCGCGCCGTCCGGGGCGAGGTGACGGGCTATGCCCATTCGACCGAGATTTCGGAACCCGCCCTGCGCCGCGCCGCCGAAACGGCCCGCCTGGCGGTGGGCCAGGGCGGCGGCGTGATGGCGCCCGCCGCGCCGATGCAGGTCCAGCCGATGTACATGGCCGCCGACCCGGCCGAGGGCATCGCCTTCGCCACCCGGATCGAGCTTCTGCGCCGCATCGACGATTACGCCCGGTCCCGCGATCCGCGCGTGGTGCAGGTCACGGTGTCGCTGGCCTCCTCGTTGCAGCAGGTGGCAATCCTGCGCCCCGAAGGCGGGCTTGTCACCGACATCCGCCCGATGGCGCGGCTGAACGTCAGCGTGATCGTGGAAAACAACGACCGCCGCGAATCCGGCGGCCATGGCGGCGGCGGGCGGGTGTCGCTGGCCGGCCTGATGGATCCGGCGAACTGGCAGCCCGCCGTGGACGAGGCGCTACGCATCGCCCTGGTCAACCTGCGCTCAGTCCCCGCCCCGGCTGGCGTGATGGACGTGGTGCTCGGCCCCGGCTGGCCCGGCATCCTGCTGCACGAGGCCGTGGGCCACGGGCTGGAAGGCGATTTCAACCGCAAGAAGGCATCGGCCTTTGCCGGGCTGATGGGAAGCCGGGTCGCGGCGCCCGGCGTCACGGTCGTGGACGACGGCACCATCCCCGACCGGCGCGGCAGCATCGGCGTCGACGACGAAGGCATGCCCCCGGCCCGTAACGTGCTGATCGAGGACGGGATTCTGGTGGGTTTCATGCAGGACCGCCAGAACGCGCGCCTGATGGGGGTGGAACCGACCGGCAACGGGCGGCGGCAGGGCTTTGCCCATGCGCCGATGCCGCGGATGACCAACACCTACATGCCCAGCGGCGATGCTGATCCGGCGGCGATCCTGGCGGATCTGCGCGACGGCATCTATGCCGTGGGCTTCGGCGGCGGACAGGTGGACATCACCAACGGCAAGTTCGTGTTCTCCTGCACCGAGGCGTATCGCGTGAAGAACGGGGTGGTGGGCGACCCGATCCGGGGCGCGACACTGATCGGCGACGGGGCCACGGCGCTGAAGCAGATACGCGCCATCGGCAACAACATGGCCCTGGATCCCGGCATCGGCAATTGCGGCAAGCAGGGCCAGTGGGTGCCGGTCGGCGTCGGCCAGCCGACGCTGCTGATCGGCGGGCTGACGGTCGGCGGCTCGGCGGCATAA